From Lolium perenne isolate Kyuss_39 chromosome 5, Kyuss_2.0, whole genome shotgun sequence, a single genomic window includes:
- the LOC127299625 gene encoding thioredoxin M-type, chloroplastic codes for MALETCLRAWALHAPQAGSRERLSSSSYAPSRSRTAAPAVVTPSPSPSALVAPRRPSRFVCQCKNAVDEVIVADEKNWDNLVIASESPVLVEFWAPWCGPCRMIAPVIDELAKDYVGKIKCCKVNTDDCPNIASTYGIRSIPTVLMFKDGEKKESVIGAVPKTSLCTIIDKYIGS; via the exons ATGGCGTTGGAGACATGCCTCAGAGCCTGGGCCCTGCACGCGCCCCAGGCCGGCAGCAGGGAGAGGCTTAGCAGCAGCAGCTACGCTCCGTCCAGGTCAAGGACCGCCGCCCCCGCCGTCGTCACGCCGTCCCCGTCACCGTCCGCCCTGGTGGCGCCGCGGCGGCCGTCTCGCTTCGTCTGCCAGTGCAAGAACGCCGTCGACGAAG TAATTGTGGCGGACGAGAAGAATTGGGACAACTTGGTGATCGCGTCCgagtcgccggtgctggtggagtTCTGGGCGCCGTGGTGCGGGCCGTGCCGGATGATTGCACCGGTGATCGACGAGCTTGCCAAGGACTACGTGGGGAAGATCAAGTGCTGCAAGGTGAACACGGACGACTGCCCAAACATCGCGTCCACCTACGGCATCCGGAGCATTCCCACCGTGCTCATGTTCAAGGACGGCGAGAAGAAGGAGAGCGTCATCGGCGCCGTCCCCAAGACCAGCCTCTGCACCATCATCGATAAGTACATCGGCAGCTAA